In Actinomyces radicidentis, one genomic interval encodes:
- the glgX gene encoding glycogen debranching protein GlgX, protein MQTTPEPSATTSAESAASPTPSTPEQTVWPGRPYPLGATFDGTGTNFAVYSSVAERVELCLFDASGTETRVDLTEVDADVWHGYLPAVRPGQHYGFRVHGPYDPAAGHRCDPSKLLLDPYAKAISGQVVPSESLYSYTFEDPSVRNEEDSAGATMRSVVTTPFFDWGHDRPPAHEYHDTIIYEAHVKGLTRLHPEVPENLRGTYAGLAQPVVIDHLKDLGVTAIELMPVHQFVNDTHLQEKGLSNYWGYNTIGFFAPQNTYAAYGTDGQQVAEFKTMVKALHEADIEVILDVVYNHTAEGNHMGPTLSFKGLDNAAYYRLVDGGEEHYFDTTGTGNSLLMRSPAVLQLIMDSLRYWVTEMHVDGFRFDLASTLARQFAEVDKLSAFFDIIHQDPVLSQVKLIAEPWDVGEGGYQVGGFPPLWSEWNGKYRDTVRDFWRGEPSTLGEFASRITGSSDLYQHSGRTPVASINFVTAHDGFTLNDLVSYNKKHNEANGEGNNDGDNNNRSWNCGAEGPTEDRGVPALRHRQVRNFLSTILFSQGVPMICHGDELGRTQQGNNNAYCQDNEISWIDWDLGEDEQALLEFTRTMVWLRRDHPVLRRRRFFTGEAGHGGESELGEIEWLRPSGERMTNEDWGTWYARAMTVFLNGDAIAEPDERGQRIVDDSFLILINASEEDIEFTLPGPDHAAAWTVALDTAPAEDGGTDLVLAAGEDVVVEARSMLFLLADPDAATAEQADELQAEAATTLGADPNRAEIAAKGRESVTAVPAAPTAPAAPETTTAPPTTARG, encoded by the coding sequence ATGCAGACAACTCCCGAGCCCTCAGCCACGACGTCCGCCGAGAGCGCGGCGTCGCCCACGCCGTCGACCCCCGAGCAGACGGTCTGGCCCGGCCGGCCGTACCCGCTCGGCGCGACCTTCGACGGGACCGGCACCAACTTCGCCGTCTACTCCTCCGTCGCCGAGCGCGTCGAGCTGTGCCTCTTCGACGCCTCCGGCACCGAGACGCGCGTGGACCTCACCGAGGTCGACGCCGACGTCTGGCACGGCTACCTGCCCGCCGTCCGCCCCGGCCAGCACTACGGCTTCCGCGTCCACGGCCCCTACGACCCGGCCGCCGGCCACCGCTGCGACCCCTCCAAGCTCCTCCTCGACCCCTACGCCAAGGCCATCTCGGGGCAGGTCGTCCCCTCGGAGTCGCTGTACTCGTACACCTTCGAGGACCCCTCCGTCCGCAACGAGGAGGACTCCGCCGGCGCCACCATGCGCTCAGTGGTGACGACCCCCTTCTTCGACTGGGGCCACGACCGTCCGCCGGCCCACGAGTACCATGACACGATCATCTACGAGGCCCACGTCAAGGGCCTCACCCGGCTCCACCCCGAGGTGCCGGAGAACCTGCGCGGCACCTACGCTGGCCTCGCCCAGCCGGTCGTCATCGACCACCTCAAGGACCTCGGCGTCACCGCCATCGAGCTCATGCCGGTCCACCAGTTCGTCAACGACACCCACCTCCAGGAGAAGGGGCTGTCGAACTACTGGGGCTACAACACCATCGGCTTCTTCGCGCCGCAGAACACCTACGCCGCCTATGGCACCGACGGCCAGCAGGTCGCCGAGTTCAAGACGATGGTCAAGGCCCTCCACGAGGCCGACATCGAGGTCATCCTCGACGTCGTCTACAACCACACCGCCGAGGGCAACCACATGGGCCCGACGCTGTCCTTCAAGGGCCTCGACAACGCCGCCTACTACCGGCTCGTCGACGGCGGGGAGGAGCACTACTTCGACACGACGGGCACGGGCAACTCCCTGCTCATGCGCTCCCCGGCGGTCCTCCAGCTCATCATGGACTCGCTGCGCTACTGGGTCACCGAGATGCACGTCGACGGCTTCCGCTTCGACCTCGCCTCGACCCTGGCCCGCCAGTTCGCCGAGGTGGACAAGCTCTCCGCCTTCTTCGACATCATCCACCAGGACCCGGTGCTCTCCCAGGTCAAGCTCATCGCCGAGCCCTGGGACGTCGGCGAGGGCGGCTACCAGGTCGGAGGCTTCCCTCCCCTGTGGAGCGAGTGGAACGGGAAGTACCGCGACACGGTGCGCGACTTCTGGCGCGGCGAGCCCTCGACGCTGGGCGAGTTCGCCTCCCGCATCACGGGCTCCTCGGACCTCTACCAGCACTCCGGACGCACGCCCGTCGCCTCGATCAACTTCGTCACCGCGCACGACGGCTTCACCCTCAACGACCTCGTCTCGTACAACAAAAAACACAACGAGGCCAACGGCGAGGGCAACAACGACGGTGACAACAACAACCGCTCGTGGAACTGCGGCGCCGAGGGCCCGACGGAGGACCGCGGGGTCCCCGCGCTGCGCCACCGCCAGGTCCGCAACTTCCTCTCCACGATCCTGTTCAGCCAGGGCGTGCCGATGATCTGCCACGGCGACGAGCTCGGCCGCACCCAGCAGGGCAACAACAACGCCTACTGCCAGGACAACGAGATCTCGTGGATCGACTGGGACCTCGGCGAGGACGAGCAGGCGCTCCTCGAGTTCACCCGCACGATGGTGTGGCTGCGCCGCGACCACCCGGTCCTGCGCCGCCGCCGCTTCTTCACCGGCGAGGCCGGCCACGGCGGCGAGTCCGAGCTCGGCGAGATCGAGTGGCTGCGCCCCTCGGGCGAGCGCATGACGAATGAGGACTGGGGCACCTGGTACGCCCGCGCCATGACGGTCTTCCTCAACGGGGACGCCATCGCCGAGCCCGACGAGCGCGGTCAGCGGATCGTCGACGACTCCTTCCTCATCCTCATCAACGCCTCCGAGGAGGACATCGAGTTCACCCTCCCCGGCCCGGACCACGCCGCGGCCTGGACGGTGGCCCTGGACACGGCGCCCGCCGAGGACGGCGGCACCGACCTCGTGCTCGCCGCCGGCGAGGACGTCGTCGTCGAGGCGCGATCCATGCTCTTCCTCCTCGCCGACCCGGACGCCGCCACCGCGGAGCAGGCCGACGAGCTCCAGGCCGAGGCCGCCACGACGCTCGGCGCCGACCCGAATCGCGCCGAGATCGCCGCAAAGGGCCGCGAGAGCGTCACGGCGGTTCCGGCCGCCCCGACGGCGCCGGCCGCGCCCGAGACGACCACCGCTCCCCCCACCACCGCGCGGGGTTGA
- a CDS encoding lipid II:glycine glycyltransferase FemX, whose translation MALLHRTRRTLTGTFRAVSDEEYARLCAGTLVPHRASVEWDDYAVLLPERELWQGARTAWCVDGGPRALLTLRRFHIHRMPVLWAEGSPLWPGGDPTPEEERALVEDLRRWVSSVDPAQALVRLAVLHHEEIPGVVPTCQQLYAHDSTVVIDLDGDEEALRSRMKGRGRRGVNRSLRRTRVVVEEETGVDRTAFEEVYGVMHATAQRQGFHEHDVDYYWRFLTHFRDRGMARLWVGRVDGRAVNWGLAIIRGDFATWEVAASDDEGRRQHGPDVTLYRALLDLQASGVRTCDLAAIGSDDNPALMGLNEFKTKWATGVTRVGAPMELVLQPARHRLLNALAARVSGEGGMPAVLRAAERERAAREAEERAEPVLVDPALAVDLRDGRRRGRGVA comes from the coding sequence ATGGCGCTGCTCCACCGCACCCGTAGGACGCTCACCGGGACCTTCCGAGCCGTCAGCGACGAGGAGTACGCGCGGCTCTGCGCGGGGACCCTCGTGCCGCACCGCGCCTCGGTCGAGTGGGACGACTACGCCGTCCTCCTCCCGGAGCGGGAGCTCTGGCAGGGCGCCCGCACCGCCTGGTGCGTCGACGGCGGACCGCGCGCCCTGCTCACCCTCCGCCGCTTCCACATCCACCGGATGCCCGTCCTCTGGGCGGAGGGCTCGCCGCTGTGGCCCGGCGGCGACCCGACCCCGGAGGAGGAGCGCGCGCTCGTCGAGGACCTGCGCCGCTGGGTCTCCTCTGTCGACCCGGCCCAGGCCCTCGTCCGGCTCGCCGTCCTCCACCACGAGGAGATTCCCGGCGTCGTCCCCACCTGCCAGCAGCTCTACGCGCACGACTCGACGGTCGTCATCGACCTCGACGGCGACGAGGAGGCGCTGCGCTCACGGATGAAGGGCCGCGGCCGCCGCGGCGTCAACCGCTCCCTGCGGCGCACCCGCGTCGTCGTCGAGGAGGAGACGGGCGTCGACCGCACCGCCTTCGAGGAGGTCTACGGCGTCATGCACGCCACCGCGCAGCGGCAGGGCTTCCACGAGCACGACGTCGACTACTACTGGCGCTTCCTCACTCACTTCCGCGACCGCGGCATGGCTCGCCTGTGGGTCGGCCGCGTCGACGGGCGCGCCGTCAACTGGGGGCTGGCGATCATCCGCGGCGACTTCGCGACCTGGGAGGTCGCCGCCTCCGACGACGAGGGACGCCGGCAGCACGGGCCGGACGTCACCCTGTACCGGGCCCTGCTCGACCTGCAGGCCTCCGGCGTCCGCACCTGCGACCTGGCCGCCATCGGCTCCGACGACAACCCGGCGCTCATGGGCCTCAACGAGTTCAAGACCAAGTGGGCGACCGGGGTCACCCGCGTCGGCGCCCCCATGGAGCTCGTCCTCCAGCCGGCCCGCCACCGCCTCCTCAACGCCCTCGCCGCGCGCGTGAGCGGTGAGGGCGGCATGCCCGCCGTCCTGCGGGCGGCCGAGCGGGAGCGCGCGGCGCGCGAGGCGGAGGAGCGGGCCGAGCCGGTCCTCGTCGATCCCGCGCTCGCGGTCGACCTCCGTGACGGGCGCCGCCGAGGCCGGGGCGTCGCGTGA
- a CDS encoding lipid II:glycine glycyltransferase FemX, with protein MPSSHAIFRPITDDDYDALIDGQPYPHRAAVAWDGYAEILPEREIWNGTRVAYWPAGAAAPRAVLTLRQYHIRRMAFLWAEGSPVWVGEGPTAGEEQALVDALRRWVAKVDPTQSFIRLHVLHHEDVAGIVPTCQQIYGHDSTIVIDTTGTEEDLRARMKKRGRRDVNKAGRECRATIAEETGIDREGFDELIAIMHETADRQGFHDHDADYYWTFFTYFRDRGMARLLVGREEGRPVNWGLFIVRGDFATYEVAASSEDARRNYAPDLTLYTGLLALQADGVKAVDLVAIGSDFAPELNTLNNFKTKWTQEITRVAAPVEIVLKPRRYRLLNALAHRLGR; from the coding sequence ATGCCCAGCTCCCACGCGATCTTCCGCCCGATCACCGACGACGACTACGACGCGCTCATCGACGGCCAGCCCTACCCCCACCGCGCCGCCGTCGCCTGGGACGGCTACGCCGAGATCCTCCCCGAGCGCGAGATCTGGAACGGCACGCGCGTCGCGTACTGGCCCGCAGGCGCCGCCGCCCCCCGCGCCGTCCTCACCCTGCGCCAGTACCACATCCGCCGCATGGCCTTCCTGTGGGCCGAGGGCTCGCCCGTGTGGGTGGGCGAGGGGCCCACCGCCGGCGAGGAGCAGGCCCTCGTCGACGCGCTGCGCCGCTGGGTCGCCAAGGTCGACCCGACCCAGTCCTTCATCCGCCTCCACGTCCTCCACCACGAGGACGTCGCGGGGATCGTCCCCACCTGTCAGCAGATCTACGGCCACGACTCGACCATCGTCATCGACACGACGGGCACAGAGGAGGACCTGCGCGCACGCATGAAGAAGCGCGGGCGCCGCGACGTCAACAAGGCCGGGCGCGAGTGCCGCGCGACGATCGCCGAGGAGACGGGCATCGACCGCGAGGGCTTCGACGAGCTCATCGCGATCATGCACGAGACCGCCGACCGCCAGGGCTTCCACGACCACGACGCCGACTACTACTGGACCTTCTTCACCTACTTCCGCGACCGCGGCATGGCGCGGCTCCTCGTCGGCCGCGAGGAGGGCCGCCCCGTCAACTGGGGCCTGTTCATCGTCCGCGGCGACTTCGCCACCTACGAGGTCGCGGCCTCGAGCGAGGACGCCCGCCGCAACTACGCCCCCGACCTCACCCTCTACACCGGGCTCCTCGCCCTCCAGGCCGACGGCGTCAAGGCAGTCGACCTCGTCGCCATCGGCTCGGACTTCGCTCCCGAGCTCAACACGCTCAACAACTTCAAGACGAAGTGGACGCAGGAGATCACGAGGGTCGCGGCGCCTGTCGAGATCGTCCTCAAGCCGCGCCGGTACCGCCTCCTCAACGCTCTGGCGCACCGCCTCGGGCGCTGA
- a CDS encoding lipid II:glycine glycyltransferase FemX, which produces MPVPTAPTETSGVLTRASAKEMRIAVGNTPAPVEQTEAWERFEGSMGRSLFGRYVYVADGKPTAAVALYRYEVHGQPFLWAKHGPVWLKEQTPEREAELRELLVAEVRRREPRTAFIRLHARFQAPGLHELLSTITYDRTIVIDLTPGSPEAISDAMPKDGRRGVRRAERVAREAGCTIAEETGLDRAAFDEVYEVMVETARRDGFRPHPSEVYWRLLTELGPEHARLFVLRKDGAPHAWDLVTVVGRHAVAYYGASSNESRGFRAAEALDWFVACALAEEGKVGLDLMGAESSRVPYLYSVGRYKKRFAKHATEVDGAWDLPVRPALYTGMVAAKRTRAALRQEVAPRARAGASAATGALRGAAGAVGRRLRG; this is translated from the coding sequence GTGCCCGTGCCGACCGCCCCGACCGAGACGTCCGGAGTCCTCACCCGAGCGAGCGCCAAGGAGATGCGCATCGCCGTGGGCAACACGCCGGCGCCCGTCGAGCAGACCGAGGCCTGGGAGCGCTTCGAGGGCTCGATGGGGCGCTCGCTCTTCGGCCGCTACGTCTACGTCGCCGACGGCAAGCCGACCGCCGCGGTCGCCCTGTACCGCTACGAGGTGCACGGGCAGCCCTTCCTGTGGGCCAAGCACGGGCCCGTCTGGCTCAAGGAGCAGACCCCCGAGCGCGAGGCCGAGCTGCGCGAGCTGCTCGTCGCAGAGGTCCGACGCCGCGAGCCCCGCACCGCCTTCATCCGGCTCCACGCCCGCTTCCAGGCGCCCGGCCTCCACGAGCTCCTCTCGACGATCACCTACGACCGCACCATCGTCATCGACCTCACGCCCGGCAGCCCCGAGGCCATCAGCGACGCCATGCCCAAGGACGGACGCCGCGGCGTCCGCCGGGCCGAGCGCGTCGCCCGCGAGGCCGGCTGCACGATCGCCGAGGAGACCGGTCTCGACCGCGCCGCCTTCGACGAGGTCTACGAGGTCATGGTCGAGACCGCCCGCCGCGACGGCTTCCGCCCCCACCCGAGCGAGGTCTACTGGCGCCTCCTCACCGAGCTCGGCCCCGAGCACGCCCGGCTCTTCGTGCTGCGCAAGGACGGCGCGCCCCACGCCTGGGACCTCGTCACCGTCGTCGGTCGCCACGCCGTCGCCTACTACGGCGCCTCCTCGAACGAGTCGCGCGGCTTCCGCGCCGCCGAGGCCCTCGACTGGTTCGTCGCCTGCGCCCTGGCCGAGGAGGGCAAGGTCGGACTCGACCTCATGGGCGCCGAGTCCTCCCGGGTCCCCTACCTCTACAGCGTCGGCCGCTACAAGAAGCGCTTCGCCAAGCACGCCACGGAGGTCGACGGCGCCTGGGACCTCCCGGTGCGCCCCGCCCTCTACACGGGCATGGTCGCCGCGAAGCGGACCCGGGCCGCCCTGCGGCAGGAGGTCGCGCCGCGCGCCCGTGCCGGGGCCTCCGCGGCCACGGGGGCCCTCCGCGGCGCCGCGGGAGCCGTCGGGCGACGCCTCCGCGGCTGA